Proteins from a single region of Catenulispora acidiphila DSM 44928:
- a CDS encoding RICIN domain-containing protein, translating to MTVARLKKTMASRILTGLTGALLLSAAVVGPVPITHAASASTFSPGAAWKDQNGNALQMHGLGIVKSGSTWYAFGEDKKGESSSDTSFRAIPCYSSTDLQTWTYHSSALSKQASGDLGPNRIVERPKVIYNASTRQYVMYMHIDSPSYSEAKVGVATSSTPCGPYTYRGSFQPLGFQSKDEGLYQDTDGTAYLMSRDPQHGLRIDRLSADYLSVASNVALFPDLEAPAMMKSGGRYYLLASHLSGWKTNDNVYAGATSLSGPWTSFTDFAPAGTSTYNTQTANIIPVSGSSGTTFIYAGDRWNSSDLGNSPLVWLPITVSGTTLNVGWFNSWSLDVSAGTWTAGSSVPSAAAHVLASGADNQVVDVAKASKNDGAAIDQWPATGGANQSWNLHRASGNVFTVVSAESGECLTVSGASTSAGGALIQWPCSSAADQLWAFDAVGDYASSSNTSYIVRNLNSGLVVDIPKNSTVAGTALDQWTGNGGANQVWRVS from the coding sequence ATGACCGTGGCGAGGCTGAAGAAGACGATGGCCTCCCGGATCCTGACGGGCCTGACGGGAGCGCTTCTCCTGTCCGCGGCGGTCGTGGGACCGGTTCCGATCACCCACGCCGCGTCGGCGAGCACGTTCAGCCCCGGTGCGGCGTGGAAGGACCAGAACGGCAACGCGCTGCAGATGCACGGGTTGGGGATCGTCAAGTCCGGAAGCACCTGGTACGCGTTCGGTGAGGACAAGAAGGGGGAGAGTTCCTCGGACACGTCGTTCCGTGCGATCCCCTGTTACAGCTCGACCGATCTGCAGACCTGGACGTATCACAGCAGTGCCCTGTCCAAGCAGGCGAGCGGCGATCTGGGCCCGAACCGCATCGTCGAGCGGCCCAAGGTGATCTACAACGCCTCGACCCGCCAATACGTGATGTACATGCACATCGACAGTCCTTCCTACTCCGAGGCGAAGGTTGGCGTCGCGACCAGTTCCACGCCTTGCGGCCCCTACACGTATCGCGGCAGCTTCCAGCCGCTGGGCTTCCAGAGCAAGGATGAGGGCCTTTACCAGGACACCGACGGCACTGCCTACCTGATGTCCAGGGACCCTCAGCACGGCCTGCGCATCGACCGTCTCTCCGCCGACTACCTCTCGGTGGCCTCGAACGTCGCCCTCTTCCCCGACCTCGAGGCACCGGCGATGATGAAGTCCGGCGGCCGCTACTACCTGCTCGCCTCCCACCTGTCGGGGTGGAAGACGAACGACAACGTGTACGCCGGCGCCACCTCGCTGAGCGGGCCGTGGACGTCGTTCACCGACTTCGCACCGGCGGGCACCTCGACCTACAACACCCAGACCGCGAACATCATCCCGGTCAGCGGTTCGTCGGGCACCACGTTCATCTACGCCGGCGACCGCTGGAATTCCTCCGACCTGGGCAACTCGCCGCTCGTCTGGCTGCCGATCACCGTCTCGGGCACGACGCTGAATGTCGGATGGTTCAATTCCTGGTCGTTGGACGTGTCCGCGGGCACCTGGACGGCCGGCTCCTCAGTCCCCAGCGCGGCTGCCCACGTCCTCGCCAGCGGTGCCGACAACCAGGTCGTCGATGTGGCCAAGGCGTCCAAGAACGACGGCGCCGCGATCGACCAGTGGCCCGCCACCGGCGGTGCGAACCAGAGCTGGAACCTGCACCGCGCCTCCGGCAACGTCTTCACCGTCGTCAGCGCTGAGAGCGGCGAGTGCCTGACCGTCTCGGGGGCCTCCACGAGCGCGGGAGGCGCGCTCATCCAGTGGCCGTGTTCCAGCGCGGCCGACCAGCTGTGGGCTTTCGACGCCGTCGGCGACTACGCCTCGTCGTCGAACACCTCGTACATCGTCAGAAACCTCAACAGCGGCCTCGTCGTCGACATCCCGAAGAACTCCACCGTCGCGGGCACGGCTTTGGACCAATGGACCGGCAACGGCGGGGCGAACCAGGTTTGGCGCGTCTCCTGA
- a CDS encoding ABC transporter substrate-binding protein has translation MPEISGNGSTSHIPAPSRRNVLTAFAAAGAAAPLLAACSSPSSPGAGTTAKAPASLGGTPSAPVTLNILDVAGNLALTKPMIEAFKTAHPEVVSHLTYSTGTAPQLASKVQAQQQAGNVQIHLVLTGTDGLAAGIQNGLWTGLKPYYDTFFPGLMTDYQPAAAAMTSLAQDQGIELTWYPSGPLLEYDPAKVASPPATTDALLDWAKANSGKFQYARPANSGPGRTFLMGLPYLLGDSDPTDPVNGWSRTWAYLTELGKHVDSYPSGTTAVMKNLAAGSVHLVATTTGWYINPRALGTVPPSMKVAKFTSFTWVSDAHYGVVPKGVSADVLTAVLRLLAWMLTPEQQAFAYDAGYFYPGPAVKNVPLSKAPADSQKVIAQFGEPQFDAWMDQFPIKNSLPAATQVTAFDLWDRKIGSTK, from the coding sequence ATGCCCGAAATCTCCGGAAACGGAAGCACTTCACATATTCCCGCTCCCTCGCGTCGCAACGTCCTGACCGCGTTCGCCGCGGCCGGCGCCGCCGCGCCGCTCCTGGCGGCCTGTTCCAGCCCGAGCAGCCCGGGTGCCGGCACCACAGCCAAGGCACCGGCCTCGCTCGGCGGCACCCCTTCGGCCCCGGTCACCCTCAACATCCTGGACGTGGCCGGCAACCTGGCCCTGACCAAGCCGATGATCGAGGCTTTCAAGACCGCGCACCCCGAGGTCGTCAGCCATCTCACTTACAGCACCGGAACCGCGCCCCAGCTCGCGTCGAAGGTTCAGGCGCAGCAGCAGGCCGGCAACGTGCAGATCCATCTGGTGCTCACCGGCACCGACGGCCTGGCCGCCGGCATCCAGAACGGCCTGTGGACCGGCCTGAAGCCTTATTACGACACGTTCTTCCCGGGCCTGATGACCGACTACCAGCCGGCCGCCGCCGCGATGACGTCGCTGGCGCAGGACCAGGGCATCGAACTGACCTGGTACCCCTCGGGCCCGCTGCTGGAGTACGACCCCGCGAAGGTTGCGAGCCCGCCCGCCACCACGGACGCCCTGCTGGACTGGGCGAAGGCCAACTCCGGGAAGTTTCAGTACGCACGGCCCGCCAACTCCGGCCCCGGCCGCACCTTCCTGATGGGCCTGCCCTACCTGCTGGGCGACTCCGACCCCACCGACCCGGTCAACGGGTGGTCCAGGACGTGGGCCTACCTGACGGAGTTGGGCAAGCACGTCGACTCCTACCCGTCCGGGACGACCGCCGTGATGAAGAACCTCGCGGCCGGCTCCGTCCACCTGGTCGCCACCACGACCGGCTGGTACATCAACCCTCGGGCCCTGGGCACCGTGCCGCCCTCCATGAAGGTCGCCAAGTTCACGTCCTTTACCTGGGTGAGCGACGCCCACTACGGGGTCGTGCCCAAGGGGGTGTCGGCCGACGTCCTGACCGCGGTCCTCCGCCTGCTCGCCTGGATGCTCACCCCCGAGCAGCAGGCCTTCGCCTACGACGCCGGCTACTTCTACCCGGGCCCGGCCGTCAAGAACGTCCCGCTGAGCAAGGCCCCTGCCGACTCGCAGAAGGTCATCGCCCAGTTCGGCGAGCCGCAGTTCGACGCCTGGATGGACCAGTTCCCGATCAAGAACTCGCTGCCGGCCGCCACCCAGGTCACCGCCTTCGACCTGTGGGATCGGAAGATCGGCTCGACGAAGTGA
- a CDS encoding glycoside hydrolase family 76 protein, whose translation MKARTGKTRILGAVVTAAALAVSVLIGAAGTASAASPAAIGAAALMKSYDSTTGQIGTGWWNSAVALSTIETYQQTTGDSSYAYAMSGAFAKHQSSNFENEYMDDTGWWALAWVQAYDITGNSAYLQMARTDADYIHGYWDSTCGGGVWWSKAKGYKNAIPNELFLELTADLHNRIPGDTQYLGWAKQEWSWFSGSGMINSSHLVNDGLSSSCKNNNGIAWSYNQGVVLGGLAALSQATGDTSLLTTARQIADAATSSLSQNGVFTESCEPTNCNQDQVSFKGIFVRGLRTLASAAGTSAYDAWFTAQAGSIEAHDTSATGFGVSWAGPIRQLSSSSTASAEDALVAALPGAGTPAGAMKSGIAGKCLDDPKGSSTPGTKAQLWDCNGGSTQQWTVVGQTLRVQGLCLDITGARTANGTLVELWSCNGGANQNWTSANGAVANPATGKCLDVPHSSTTNGTQLQIWDCNGGANQKWILP comes from the coding sequence ATGAAAGCGCGAACAGGAAAGACCCGAATTCTCGGCGCGGTCGTGACAGCCGCCGCCCTCGCCGTCTCGGTGCTGATCGGAGCAGCCGGCACCGCTTCGGCGGCCTCGCCCGCCGCCATTGGCGCCGCCGCGCTGATGAAGTCCTATGACTCCACGACCGGCCAGATAGGCACGGGCTGGTGGAACTCCGCGGTGGCCCTGAGCACGATCGAGACCTACCAGCAGACGACGGGTGACAGCTCGTACGCCTACGCGATGTCCGGGGCGTTCGCCAAACACCAGTCCTCGAACTTCGAGAACGAGTACATGGACGACACCGGCTGGTGGGCCCTGGCCTGGGTCCAGGCCTACGACATCACCGGCAACTCCGCCTACCTGCAGATGGCCCGCACCGATGCCGACTACATCCACGGCTATTGGGATTCGACCTGCGGCGGCGGGGTCTGGTGGAGCAAGGCCAAGGGATACAAGAACGCCATCCCCAACGAACTCTTCCTCGAACTGACCGCCGACCTCCACAACCGCATCCCCGGCGACACCCAGTACCTGGGCTGGGCGAAGCAGGAGTGGAGCTGGTTCAGCGGCAGCGGCATGATCAACAGCTCGCACCTGGTCAACGACGGCCTCAGCAGCTCCTGCAAGAACAACAACGGCATCGCCTGGTCCTACAACCAGGGCGTCGTACTGGGCGGCCTGGCGGCGCTGTCCCAGGCCACCGGGGACACCAGTCTCCTCACCACGGCCCGCCAGATCGCCGACGCGGCGACGTCCAGCCTGTCGCAGAACGGCGTCTTCACCGAGTCTTGCGAGCCGACGAACTGCAACCAGGACCAGGTCTCCTTCAAGGGCATCTTCGTGCGCGGCTTGCGGACCCTGGCCTCAGCCGCCGGCACCAGCGCCTACGACGCGTGGTTCACCGCCCAGGCCGGCTCGATCGAGGCGCACGACACCTCCGCCACGGGGTTCGGCGTGTCCTGGGCCGGGCCGATCCGACAGCTGTCCTCCAGCTCCACGGCGAGCGCCGAGGACGCACTCGTCGCGGCCCTGCCGGGAGCCGGAACGCCGGCCGGCGCGATGAAATCGGGGATCGCCGGCAAGTGTCTGGACGACCCCAAGGGATCGTCGACGCCGGGAACGAAGGCCCAGCTGTGGGACTGCAACGGTGGATCGACCCAGCAGTGGACGGTCGTGGGTCAGACGCTGCGTGTTCAGGGCCTCTGCCTTGACATCACCGGCGCCCGCACCGCCAACGGAACGCTCGTGGAGCTGTGGAGCTGCAACGGCGGCGCCAACCAGAATTGGACGTCCGCCAACGGCGCTGTGGCCAATCCCGCGACCGGCAAGTGCCTCGACGTTCCGCACTCCAGCACCACGAACGGCACTCAGCTCCAGATCTGGGACTGCAACGGCGGCGCCAATCAGAAGTGGATTCTGCCTTGA
- a CDS encoding ABC transporter ATP-binding protein — MESSTPAAPGPGPGSPPAAGRRPDSQLRELTLRGVTRDYGEHTALHPLDLTVHGGEFVALLGPSGCGKTTALNCLAGLLPLSGGEIALDGRRVDTLPPEKRGFGMVFQNYALFPHLTVRANVGFGLKMRKTGKAEIGRRVDAVLRLVRLTEQAHKHPGQLSGGQQQRVAIARAIVLEPPLVLMDEPLSNLDAALRLQMRGEIRRIHQEFGLTTVYVTHDQEEALSLADRLVVLREGRVSQIGTPADLYETPADPHVAAFMGYRNLLRLEAVTADSQGVLARGRGLELRGTPVADRVLDLREPVVVAIRPENVHLAEGGAPADLTAVAEIVEYHGRQFHVEARTDGGDRVYFKTATRVHPNDPVSLTIPADRALVFRDPQGADLSANQGAGT, encoded by the coding sequence ATGGAATCGAGCACTCCCGCCGCGCCCGGCCCGGGGCCCGGCAGTCCGCCGGCCGCCGGCCGGCGGCCCGACTCGCAGCTCAGGGAACTGACTCTGCGAGGCGTCACCCGCGACTACGGCGAGCACACCGCGCTGCACCCGCTGGACCTGACCGTGCACGGCGGCGAGTTCGTCGCGCTGCTGGGCCCGTCGGGCTGCGGCAAGACCACCGCCCTGAACTGCCTGGCCGGCCTGCTGCCGCTGAGCGGCGGCGAGATCGCCCTGGACGGCCGGCGCGTGGACACCCTGCCGCCGGAGAAGCGCGGCTTCGGCATGGTGTTCCAGAACTACGCGCTCTTCCCGCACCTCACGGTCCGGGCCAACGTCGGCTTCGGACTCAAGATGCGCAAGACGGGAAAGGCCGAGATCGGCCGCCGGGTCGACGCGGTGCTGCGGCTGGTCCGGCTCACCGAGCAGGCCCACAAGCACCCCGGCCAGCTCTCCGGGGGCCAGCAGCAGCGCGTCGCGATCGCCCGCGCCATCGTCCTGGAACCGCCGCTGGTCCTGATGGACGAGCCGCTGTCCAACCTGGACGCGGCGCTGCGGCTTCAGATGCGCGGCGAGATCCGGCGCATCCACCAGGAATTCGGCCTCACCACGGTGTACGTGACCCACGACCAGGAGGAGGCGCTGTCGCTGGCCGACCGGCTCGTGGTGCTGCGCGAGGGCCGGGTCAGCCAGATCGGCACCCCGGCCGACCTGTACGAGACCCCCGCCGACCCGCATGTCGCGGCCTTCATGGGCTATCGCAACCTGCTGCGTCTGGAAGCGGTGACCGCCGACTCGCAAGGAGTTCTCGCTCGCGGGCGCGGCCTCGAACTGCGCGGGACGCCGGTCGCCGACCGGGTCCTGGATCTGCGCGAGCCGGTCGTGGTGGCCATCCGCCCCGAGAACGTCCATCTCGCCGAGGGCGGGGCCCCCGCGGACCTGACGGCCGTCGCCGAGATCGTCGAGTACCACGGGCGGCAGTTCCATGTGGAAGCCCGTACGGACGGGGGCGACCGCGTCTATTTCAAGACCGCCACCCGGGTGCACCCGAACGACCCGGTCTCCCTCACGATCCCCGCCGACCGGGCCCTGGTCTTCCGGGACCCGCAGGGGGCGGACCTGAGCGCGAACCAGGGGGCGGGCACATGA
- a CDS encoding TIM-barrel domain-containing protein, which produces MKDYSIKRRTVLSTAVGALAVSTVNAVPAFGASADQLTDYASHTTDSRSITVTSTTGQQLRITAYGDQIVRVHAVRSGESFFSDTRYEMVVPANHTSMGGSLTVTVTTDTIEMHTAAADGLRIVLHRKPLRLEFYNRATGALLAKEDATRGITWSGTNSTVVAEAFVPSSSGERFLKAGHGILGRVPSLDRTGTTVSENYADANAAAHNPQEQAPGIVPFYLSNLGYGVFFNTTFDTTFTFNSSNGYGFSATGYGVSGIRPQVDYFLINGPQFTQLFDRYTQLTGRPRLPQRSIFGLHMTDHSFPDTSDENWWRQKITQHRAAGFPFDHQVNDNRWRAGSGAWSGSYFEFSSVRWPDPAGYAKWAATNGVTVTLDYNRNNSDLMENWKAGPPPGYSFASADISSVPQNNAVPDWSYPATRAWVWKVFWDKALNPSLKYPCDGLWIDETDEMGGIPYPAKMADGHTWAEGRNAYLLNLHKGIGEEGWDPAGSGHIGSAKRPWTWSRGATAGQQRYGHYWTGDIPSTYDEMRSQIRGMLTAGLGGFPFANIDGGGYGNGSVISDAFYRNWPVAWSSLAPIWRPHTSATVPSKGTLASRWPLDQGTQAQADFARYGRLRYTLMPYIYSLAHQSAATGMPMARAMVIDYQSRSQAYTHDLQYMWGPSLLVAPCTNDGGAVQQIWLPAGSTWYNFWADIKHTGSDSGDFAYTTRTGETPLFVKAGAILPKYPYAQSAAYFTKQQLEMDVYAGADGTFSVIEDDGVTESYRSGAQSTTQLTYTDAATRVAVAHPQGTYAGAPTSRRYIVRFHGLANPVGMRVNGGATLPAFTSEAAALISSGGAGSVWNASTKVLSVVTSQIAVVANGGTAATVEPSGAAFPAVSGGTVYEAETAHLDSAFIIDTSHPGYTGTGYADFNGSSSGPGISWTVTAAAAGKKQLSIRYANGGTTNRPMAVAVNGTTVATLTMAPTGAWDSWATVSCTATLPQSTTITVRATVTTANGANIDSLIVG; this is translated from the coding sequence ATGAAAGACTATTCGATCAAGCGCAGAACCGTCCTTTCCACGGCCGTCGGCGCGCTGGCCGTGAGCACCGTGAACGCGGTCCCCGCCTTCGGGGCGAGCGCGGATCAGCTCACGGACTACGCCTCGCACACCACTGACAGCCGTAGCATCACCGTGACCAGCACGACCGGTCAGCAGCTGAGGATCACCGCGTACGGAGACCAGATCGTCAGGGTGCACGCGGTCCGTTCCGGGGAGAGCTTCTTCTCCGACACCCGGTACGAGATGGTGGTCCCCGCGAACCACACCTCCATGGGCGGCAGCCTGACCGTGACCGTCACCACGGACACGATCGAGATGCACACCGCCGCGGCGGACGGTCTGCGCATCGTCCTGCACCGCAAGCCCCTGAGGCTGGAGTTCTACAACCGGGCCACCGGCGCGCTGCTGGCCAAGGAGGACGCGACCCGGGGCATCACGTGGAGCGGCACCAACTCCACCGTCGTGGCCGAGGCCTTCGTCCCCTCGTCCTCCGGTGAGCGCTTCCTGAAGGCCGGACACGGCATCCTCGGGCGCGTGCCGTCACTGGATCGCACCGGTACCACGGTCTCGGAGAACTACGCCGACGCCAACGCCGCCGCTCACAACCCTCAGGAACAGGCGCCGGGCATCGTGCCGTTCTACCTCTCCAACCTGGGGTATGGGGTGTTCTTCAACACCACCTTCGACACGACCTTCACCTTCAACAGCAGCAACGGGTACGGGTTCTCCGCCACCGGGTACGGCGTCAGCGGCATCCGGCCCCAGGTCGACTACTTCCTGATCAACGGTCCCCAGTTCACGCAGCTCTTCGACCGCTACACCCAGCTCACCGGCCGTCCGCGGCTGCCCCAGCGGTCCATCTTCGGGCTCCACATGACCGACCACAGCTTCCCCGACACCAGCGACGAGAACTGGTGGCGTCAGAAGATCACCCAGCACCGCGCGGCCGGCTTCCCGTTCGACCACCAGGTCAACGACAACCGGTGGCGGGCCGGCTCCGGCGCCTGGTCCGGCTCGTATTTCGAGTTCAGCTCCGTCCGCTGGCCCGACCCCGCCGGCTACGCGAAATGGGCCGCCACCAACGGTGTCACCGTGACGCTGGACTACAACCGCAACAACTCCGACCTCATGGAGAACTGGAAGGCGGGGCCGCCCCCCGGCTACAGCTTCGCGTCGGCCGACATTTCCAGCGTGCCGCAGAACAACGCCGTCCCCGACTGGTCCTACCCCGCCACCCGCGCCTGGGTGTGGAAGGTCTTCTGGGACAAGGCCCTCAACCCGAGCCTGAAGTACCCCTGTGACGGCCTGTGGATCGACGAGACCGACGAGATGGGCGGGATCCCGTACCCTGCGAAGATGGCCGACGGCCACACGTGGGCCGAAGGGCGGAACGCCTACCTGCTGAACCTGCACAAGGGCATCGGCGAAGAAGGCTGGGACCCGGCCGGCAGCGGCCACATCGGCTCCGCGAAGCGCCCGTGGACCTGGAGCCGCGGCGCCACCGCGGGCCAGCAGCGCTACGGCCACTACTGGACCGGCGACATCCCCTCGACCTACGACGAGATGCGCTCCCAGATCAGGGGCATGCTGACGGCGGGCCTCGGCGGCTTCCCGTTCGCCAACATCGACGGCGGCGGCTACGGCAACGGCAGCGTGATTTCCGACGCTTTCTACCGCAACTGGCCGGTCGCGTGGTCCAGCCTCGCGCCGATCTGGCGCCCGCACACCTCCGCCACGGTCCCGTCGAAGGGCACGCTCGCCTCACGCTGGCCGCTCGACCAGGGCACGCAGGCGCAGGCGGACTTCGCCCGGTACGGCCGGCTGCGCTACACCCTGATGCCCTACATCTACTCGCTCGCCCACCAGTCCGCCGCAACCGGTATGCCGATGGCTCGGGCCATGGTGATCGACTACCAGAGCCGCTCCCAGGCTTACACCCACGACCTGCAGTACATGTGGGGCCCTTCGCTGCTGGTCGCGCCCTGCACCAACGACGGCGGGGCCGTCCAGCAGATCTGGCTGCCGGCCGGTTCGACCTGGTACAACTTCTGGGCCGACATCAAGCACACCGGTTCCGACTCCGGGGACTTCGCCTACACCACCCGCACCGGCGAGACTCCGTTGTTCGTCAAGGCGGGGGCGATTCTGCCCAAGTACCCGTACGCGCAGAGCGCCGCCTACTTCACCAAGCAGCAGCTTGAGATGGATGTCTACGCGGGGGCCGACGGCACCTTCTCAGTCATCGAAGACGACGGAGTGACCGAGTCCTATCGGAGCGGCGCCCAGAGCACCACGCAGCTCACCTACACCGACGCGGCGACCCGCGTCGCTGTCGCCCATCCGCAGGGGACGTACGCGGGCGCGCCCACCAGCCGCCGCTACATCGTCCGCTTCCACGGATTGGCGAATCCGGTGGGGATGCGGGTCAACGGCGGGGCGACCCTGCCGGCCTTCACCAGCGAAGCCGCAGCGCTGATCAGCTCGGGTGGAGCCGGCAGCGTGTGGAACGCGTCTACGAAGGTCCTGAGCGTCGTCACCTCGCAGATAGCCGTGGTCGCGAACGGCGGCACCGCCGCGACGGTCGAACCGAGCGGCGCCGCCTTCCCCGCCGTCAGCGGCGGCACGGTCTACGAGGCCGAGACGGCCCATCTCGACAGCGCGTTCATCATCGACACCAGCCACCCCGGCTACACCGGGACCGGCTATGCCGACTTCAACGGATCGTCCTCGGGCCCCGGCATCAGCTGGACGGTCACGGCGGCCGCGGCGGGGAAGAAGCAACTCTCGATCCGCTATGCCAACGGGGGCACCACGAACCGCCCGATGGCCGTCGCGGTCAACGGCACCACTGTCGCCACGCTCACTATGGCGCCCACTGGTGCGTGGGACAGCTGGGCGACTGTGTCTTGTACTGCCACGCTTCCGCAGAGTACGACGATCACTGTTCGAGCTACGGTCACCACGGCTAATGGGGCGAACATCGACAGCTTGATTGTGGGGTAG
- a CDS encoding glycoside hydrolase family 2 protein yields the protein MNEPPSRRQLLGTVAGGALAVFAIDDASQSAAASSPAPAQTYVPPAPRTWLSLDSGWRFHKGDVAGAQAPGFDDAAWTALSVPHTWNAADGADGGGNYYRGVGWYRRHITVPANLSGKMLFLQFAGANQVADVWIDGTHLGQHQGGYSRFRFGATAALTPGRQSVLAVKVTNAYNPDIAPLSADYTFQGGIYRNVSLYAIDKLGIRMLDYAGPGIYLRQRSVTASSAKVDVTAKVYNNDSTSRSVVVRAVVADAAGTIVADRSSAPQRIGAASGVDVVQTLTIASPRRWNGLADPHLYSATVEIRDAATGTVTDAVTEPLGLRSFSLNTKTGFYLNGSRLGLHGVNLHQDRAIEGWAVSDADHAQDFALIKEIGATTVRMAHYQHDQKDYDLADSTGVVVWAEVPLVNATTDSAAFTTSTENQLRELIRQNYNHPSIVFWSIGNEQGSDDTAANNLLASLAALVRSEDPDRISTYANDLGDDAKVAGHADTTGFNKYYGWYGGSYNDLGPWADSLHKSEPNRTFALSEYGAGANTTQHALNPAKPSAGGQFHPEEYQALVHEASWTQLAARPFVWGTYVWTMFDFASDSRNEGGQPGINDKGLVTRDRATRKDAFYWYKANWATAPSLYITSRRWTSRTDATTEVKVYSNASSVTVVLNGVSLGRQSSSNRVFRWTGVKLRPGANTITASASIAGTTYTDTVTWTLT from the coding sequence ATGAACGAACCCCCCAGCCGACGGCAGCTGCTCGGCACCGTGGCAGGCGGTGCGCTGGCCGTGTTCGCCATCGATGACGCGTCTCAGAGTGCTGCCGCGTCCTCTCCGGCGCCCGCACAGACCTACGTTCCACCGGCGCCCCGCACCTGGCTCAGCCTCGACTCAGGGTGGCGATTCCATAAGGGCGACGTCGCCGGCGCACAGGCGCCGGGCTTCGACGACGCCGCGTGGACCGCGCTGAGCGTCCCGCATACCTGGAACGCCGCCGACGGCGCGGACGGCGGCGGGAACTACTACCGGGGCGTCGGTTGGTACCGCAGGCACATCACGGTGCCGGCGAACCTGTCGGGGAAGATGCTCTTCCTGCAGTTCGCCGGCGCCAATCAGGTCGCCGACGTCTGGATCGACGGCACCCACCTGGGCCAGCACCAGGGCGGCTACTCCCGGTTCCGGTTCGGCGCCACGGCCGCCCTGACACCCGGCCGGCAGAGCGTGCTGGCCGTAAAGGTCACCAACGCGTACAACCCTGATATAGCGCCGCTCAGCGCCGACTACACCTTCCAGGGCGGGATCTACCGCAACGTCAGCCTCTACGCGATCGACAAGCTCGGCATACGGATGCTCGACTACGCCGGGCCCGGAATCTATCTGCGTCAGCGCAGCGTCACGGCCTCCTCGGCGAAGGTCGACGTGACCGCGAAGGTGTACAACAACGACTCCACCAGCCGTTCCGTGGTGGTGCGCGCCGTGGTCGCCGACGCCGCCGGCACGATCGTGGCCGACCGGAGCAGCGCGCCGCAGAGGATCGGCGCCGCGTCCGGTGTGGACGTCGTGCAGACGCTGACCATCGCCAGCCCGCGCCGCTGGAACGGCCTGGCCGACCCCCACTTATACAGCGCCACCGTCGAGATCCGTGACGCGGCCACCGGGACGGTCACCGACGCGGTCACCGAACCGCTGGGGCTGCGCAGTTTCAGCCTCAACACCAAGACCGGCTTTTACCTCAACGGCAGCCGCCTGGGACTGCACGGCGTCAACCTGCATCAGGACCGCGCCATCGAGGGCTGGGCGGTCAGCGATGCCGACCACGCTCAGGACTTCGCCCTCATCAAGGAGATCGGCGCCACCACCGTCAGAATGGCGCACTACCAGCACGACCAGAAGGACTATGACCTCGCGGACTCCACCGGCGTGGTGGTCTGGGCGGAGGTCCCCCTGGTCAACGCCACCACGGACTCCGCCGCCTTCACCACGAGCACGGAGAACCAGCTCCGCGAACTGATCCGGCAGAACTACAACCACCCCTCGATCGTCTTCTGGAGTATCGGCAACGAGCAGGGCTCGGACGACACCGCCGCCAACAACCTGCTGGCGAGCCTCGCGGCGCTGGTGCGGAGCGAGGACCCGGATCGCATCAGCACCTACGCCAACGACCTCGGCGACGACGCCAAAGTCGCAGGGCACGCCGACACCACCGGATTCAACAAGTACTACGGCTGGTACGGCGGCTCTTACAACGACCTGGGCCCGTGGGCCGACAGCTTGCACAAGAGCGAGCCGAATCGCACCTTCGCCCTCTCCGAGTACGGCGCCGGCGCGAACACCACGCAGCACGCCCTCAACCCGGCGAAACCCAGCGCGGGAGGGCAGTTCCACCCGGAGGAGTACCAGGCGCTTGTGCACGAGGCGTCGTGGACGCAGCTCGCCGCCCGGCCCTTCGTCTGGGGCACGTACGTCTGGACGATGTTCGACTTCGCCTCGGACTCCCGCAACGAAGGCGGCCAGCCCGGCATCAACGACAAGGGACTGGTCACCCGCGACCGGGCCACCCGCAAGGACGCCTTCTATTGGTACAAGGCCAACTGGGCCACGGCGCCGAGCCTGTACATCACCAGCCGCCGCTGGACCTCCCGGACCGACGCCACGACCGAGGTGAAGGTCTACTCCAACGCATCGAGCGTCACCGTGGTCCTCAACGGGGTGTCGCTGGGCCGGCAGAGCAGTTCGAACCGCGTCTTCAGATGGACCGGCGTGAAACTGCGCCCGGGGGCCAACACCATCACCGCCTCAGCCTCCATCGCAGGCACCACCTACACCGACACCGTCACCTGGACCCTGACATGA